The stretch of DNA AAGAACTATTTTCCCCTGATGAGTCGAACTATAATAGAACAATCCAATTGCAGGAAGGAGGAATGCTAAAAATAGATAGAGATAATTATCTTGAATAAAGTAGCTAAGATCCAGTGTTGCAGCGGTCATTGGAGGTAATTCGATGCCAAAATTCAGAAATAATTCGGCAGTAGCTGGAAAAACTTCGGCAATATAATAGAGGCAGGTCAAGATCAAAACTACTATTGTGATGGTTGGTGTCAACATAGCACTTTTTAAATTCTTTCTAAATTCCTGCTGCCTCTCAAGAAATTTTGCTGTGGCTGTATAAACTTCAGCCATATTACCGCTCTTCGAAGCCAGACCCAGCATGTAGCAGGTAAAATTGCCAAATACATTTTCGTACCGCCTAAAAACTTTTTCACTGTCTTCACCTTTTTTCAAATCATTGTTGATTTCCCTCAATGATTCACGTAAACTTTTATTTGTCACGTCATTGATCATTAATTGAAGAATTTCACCATAAGAAAGCTTTCCGTTTAATAGGTCTGCGCTGATTCTTACAAACGAAACTATATCCGAAGTAGGCGGTTTCATTTGGAAATCGAAAAGTTTCTTTCTAACGTATATTACCTGATACCCAAGTTTTAATAATGCCTCTTCAACTTCCTTCCGTGTATATGCTTTCTGTTCACCGTAGATAGGTTTTGGAGTGCCGGATTTTTTAACCTTGTAGAAAAAACCAGATTTTTTCTTAATACCCTTGATTACAAGCTTATTCCGTGTAGCTACTTCCTTGACTTTTTTCTTAGCTGTAAATATGTTGTTACTGTAAATTATTCCAGCTACGTTTTTACCAGAAGTTGTAATAGCATTAAATCTATATTCAGCCATTATTCACACAAATTCATCAGTTGTTAATTGTAACAATAATTCCCGCAGTTGTAACTACTGCAGTAGCTTTTACTTTAGCCGAACCATCATTCCCAGTTTCATTCCCAGTTCCGATT from Ignavibacteria bacterium encodes:
- a CDS encoding type II secretion system F family protein, with the protein product MAEYRFNAITTSGKNVAGIIYSNNIFTAKKKVKEVATRNKLVIKGIKKKSGFFYKVKKSGTPKPIYGEQKAYTRKEVEEALLKLGYQVIYVRKKLFDFQMKPPTSDIVSFVRISADLLNGKLSYGEILQLMINDVTNKSLRESLREINNDLKKGEDSEKVFRRYENVFGNFTCYMLGLASKSGNMAEVYTATAKFLERQQEFRKNLKSAMLTPTITIVVLILTCLYYIAEVFPATAELFLNFGIELPPMTAATLDLSYFIQDNYLYLFLAFLLPAIGLFYYSSTHQGKIVLHRYMIKMPIIGNLVHKTVIEIFCRVFYSLYTGSAENIEPIKIAAEASGNKYFEDRIKNVAIPLMIKEGKGLTDAFEASGVFSKTALSRFHSGEETGTVKNSALQIANYYESETTHKLKYLIEGIQLVIAMIIMVVITALTVVSAETATIRPKTPGVQFINFITGLF